From Triticum urartu cultivar G1812 chromosome 2, Tu2.1, whole genome shotgun sequence, a single genomic window includes:
- the LOC125537047 gene encoding casein kinase 1-like protein HD16 isoform X2, which yields MPELRSSTRQARLRFRKLDDQQAEPAVKPVPPAPQRAGKCDHIPAARGRKGAPWRRVVPAPRRARKGAEVVDLDANLGSEHLPKAVAIHAVVCESKDPALNKVAQGVGNKGMRMDGESAEKLVGAEDDSTIAPIPERVHVGNSPVYITDRKLGKGGFGQVYVGRRVSGGTARTGPHAYEVALKFEHRSSKGCNFVPPYEWQVYQTLNGCYGVPAVHYKGRQGDYYILVMDILGPSLWDVWNSLGQAMSPHMAACIAVEAISILEKFHSKGFVHGDVKPENFLLGLPGSPEEKKLFLIDLGLASKWRDSSGQHVDYDQRPDIFRGTIRYASAHAHLGRTGSRRDDLESLAYTLIFLIKGRLPWQGYQGDTKSFLVCKKKMATSPDMLCSFCPPPFKQFLESVTNMKFDEEPNYAKLISLFESLIESPASRPIRIDGALKVGQKRGRLPVNHEEDDQPKKKVRLGSPASQWISVYNARRPMKQRYHYNVADNRLQQHIEKGNEDGLYISCVASSANLWALIMDAGTGFGSQVYELSPVFLHKDWIMDQWEKSFYITAIAGALNGSSLVVMSKGTPYTQQSYKVSESFPFKWINKKWKEGFHVTSMATAGNRWGVVMSRNSGYSEQIVELDFLYPSEGIHRRWEHGYRITSSAATGDQAAFILSKPKRKPVDETQETLRTSAFPSNHVKDKWAKNLYIASICYGRTVS from the exons ATGCCAGAACTGCGCAGCAGTACTCGCCAAGCACGTCTGAGGTTCAGGAAGCTTGACGATCAACAAGCAGAGCCGGCTGTGAAACCGGTGCCGCCTGCTCCACAGAGAGCAGGGAAGTGCGATCATATACCTGCTGCCAGGGGCAGAAAGGGTGCTCCTTGGAGAAGAGTGGTGCCGGCACCAAGGCGTGCAAGAAAGGGAGCGGAAGTTGTTGACTTGGATGCTAACCTGGGTTCTGAACACCTCCCTAAAGCTGTTGCCATACATGCAGTTGTTTGTGAATCCAAGGACCCTGCTTTGAACAAGGTTGCTCAGGGTGTCGGCAATAAAGGTATGAGAATGGATGGTGAAAGTGCTGAGAAGCTTGTCGGCGCTGAAGACGATTCAACAATAGCACCAATCCCGGAGAGG GTTCATGTAGGTAATTCTCCTGTGTATATAACTGACAGGAAACTAGGTAAAGGTGGCTTTGGTCAAGTGTATGTTGGTAGAAGGGTATCTGGTGGGACTGCTCGCACTGGTCCTCATGCATATGAG GTTGCATTGAAGTTTGAGCACCGGAGTAGTAAAGGGTGCAATTTTGTCCCCCCATATGAGTGGCAAGTTTATCA GACTCTCAACGGCTGCTATGGTGTACCGGCAGTCCACTATAAGGGCCGGCAGGGCGACTACTATATCCTT GTAATGGATATCCTTGGTCCCAGTCTTTGGGATGTATGGAATTCGCTGGGACAAGC GATGTCTCCACATATGGCTGCTTGCATTGCTGTAGAAGCCATATCAATTCTTGAGAAGTTTCATTCCAAAGG GTTTGTTCATGGTGATGTGAAACCAGAGAACTTTCTGCTTGGTCTGCCTGGATCACCTGAGGAGAAGAAGCTTTTCCTTATTGATCTTGGTTTAG CATCAAAGTGGAGAGATTCGTCAGGTCAACATGTTGATTATGATCAAAGGCCTGATATCTTTAG GGGGACAATTAGATATGCAAGTGCTCATGCTCATCTAGGTCGTACAGGTAGTAGGAGGGATGATTTAGAGTCATTGGCATACACCCTTATATTTTTAATAAAAGGAAGATTGCCTTGGCAAGGCTACCAG GGAGATACCAAGAGTTTCCTTGTTTGCAAGAAAAAAATGGCTACCTCTCCGGATATGTTATGCAGTTTCTGCCCACCTCCGTTCAAACAGTTTCTTGAGTCTGTCACAAATATGAAATTTGATGAAGAGCCAAATTACGCCAAACTTATTTCTCTCTTTGAAAGTTTGATTGAATCACCTGCGTCAAGGCCCATCAGAATTGATGGGGCCCTTAAG GTGGGGCAAAAACGTGGAAGGCTACCTGTAAATCATGAAGAAGATGATCAGCCTAAGAAGAAAGTTAGATTAGGGAGCCCAGCATCACAGTGGATTTCAGTTTACAATGCCAGGCGCCCTATGAAGCAGCG GTATCATTACAATGTTGCTGACAACAGGCTTCAACAGCATATAGAAAAGGGTAATGAGGATGGTCTATACATCAGTTGTGTGGCTTCTTCAGCAAACCTTTGGGCTCTCATTATGGATGCAGGAACTGGTTTCGGTTCTCAGGTTTATGAACTCTCACCTGTTTTTCTACACAAG GACTGGATAATGGATCAGTGGGAGAAAAGTTTCTACATAACAGCAATAGCTGGAGCATTGAACGGAAGTTCATTGGTTGTAATGTCTAAAG GAACTCCTTACACTCAACAATCGTACAAGGTTAGCGAATCATTCCCCTTCAAGTGGATCAATAAAAAGTGGAAAGAAGGTTTTCATGTAACATCTATGGCCACAGCTGGAAATCGCTGGGGAGTAGTCATGTCAAGGAACTCTGGCTATTCTGAACAG ATTGTTGAGTTGGATTTCCTGTATCCAAGTGAAGGCATCCATCGGCGATGGGAGCATGGTTACAGAATAACTTCTTCAGCAGCTACCGGTGATCAAGCCGCTTTTATCTTGAGCAAGCCAAAACGGAAACCAGTAGACGAGACACAAGAAACTCTACGGACCTCAGCCTTTCCCAGCAACCATGTAAAG GATAAATGGGCCAAGAATCTGTACATTGCTTCGATCTGCTACGGGAGAACTGTCAGTTGA
- the LOC125537047 gene encoding casein kinase 1-like protein HD16 isoform X1, giving the protein MPELRSSTRQARLRFRKLDDQQAEPAVKPVPPAPQRAGKCDHIPAARGRKGAPWRRVVPAPRRARKGAEVVDLDANLGSEHLPKAVAIHAVVCESKDPALNKVAQGVGNKGMRMDGESAEKLVGAEDDSTIAPIPERVHVGNSPVYITDRKLGKGGFGQVYVGRRVSGGTARTGPHAYEVALKFEHRSSKGCNFVPPYEWQVYQTLNGCYGVPAVHYKGRQGDYYILVMDILGPSLWDVWNSLGQAMSPHMAACIAVEAISILEKFHSKGFVHGDVKPENFLLGLPGSPEEKKLFLIDLGLASKWRDSSGQHVDYDQRPDIFRGTIRYASAHAHLGRTGSRRDDLESLAYTLIFLIKGRLPWQGYQGDTKSFLVCKKKMATSPDMLCSFCPPPFKQFLESVTNMKFDEEPNYAKLISLFESLIESPASRPIRIDGALKVGQKRGRLPVNHEEDDQPKKKVRLGSPASQWISVYNARRPMKQRYHYNVADNRLQQHIEKGNEDGLYISCVASSANLWALIMDAGTGFGSQVYELSPVFLHKDWIMDQWEKSFYITAIAGALNGSSLVVMSKGLWLTILYQSGTPYTQQSYKVSESFPFKWINKKWKEGFHVTSMATAGNRWGVVMSRNSGYSEQIVELDFLYPSEGIHRRWEHGYRITSSAATGDQAAFILSKPKRKPVDETQETLRTSAFPSNHVKDKWAKNLYIASICYGRTVS; this is encoded by the exons ATGCCAGAACTGCGCAGCAGTACTCGCCAAGCACGTCTGAGGTTCAGGAAGCTTGACGATCAACAAGCAGAGCCGGCTGTGAAACCGGTGCCGCCTGCTCCACAGAGAGCAGGGAAGTGCGATCATATACCTGCTGCCAGGGGCAGAAAGGGTGCTCCTTGGAGAAGAGTGGTGCCGGCACCAAGGCGTGCAAGAAAGGGAGCGGAAGTTGTTGACTTGGATGCTAACCTGGGTTCTGAACACCTCCCTAAAGCTGTTGCCATACATGCAGTTGTTTGTGAATCCAAGGACCCTGCTTTGAACAAGGTTGCTCAGGGTGTCGGCAATAAAGGTATGAGAATGGATGGTGAAAGTGCTGAGAAGCTTGTCGGCGCTGAAGACGATTCAACAATAGCACCAATCCCGGAGAGG GTTCATGTAGGTAATTCTCCTGTGTATATAACTGACAGGAAACTAGGTAAAGGTGGCTTTGGTCAAGTGTATGTTGGTAGAAGGGTATCTGGTGGGACTGCTCGCACTGGTCCTCATGCATATGAG GTTGCATTGAAGTTTGAGCACCGGAGTAGTAAAGGGTGCAATTTTGTCCCCCCATATGAGTGGCAAGTTTATCA GACTCTCAACGGCTGCTATGGTGTACCGGCAGTCCACTATAAGGGCCGGCAGGGCGACTACTATATCCTT GTAATGGATATCCTTGGTCCCAGTCTTTGGGATGTATGGAATTCGCTGGGACAAGC GATGTCTCCACATATGGCTGCTTGCATTGCTGTAGAAGCCATATCAATTCTTGAGAAGTTTCATTCCAAAGG GTTTGTTCATGGTGATGTGAAACCAGAGAACTTTCTGCTTGGTCTGCCTGGATCACCTGAGGAGAAGAAGCTTTTCCTTATTGATCTTGGTTTAG CATCAAAGTGGAGAGATTCGTCAGGTCAACATGTTGATTATGATCAAAGGCCTGATATCTTTAG GGGGACAATTAGATATGCAAGTGCTCATGCTCATCTAGGTCGTACAGGTAGTAGGAGGGATGATTTAGAGTCATTGGCATACACCCTTATATTTTTAATAAAAGGAAGATTGCCTTGGCAAGGCTACCAG GGAGATACCAAGAGTTTCCTTGTTTGCAAGAAAAAAATGGCTACCTCTCCGGATATGTTATGCAGTTTCTGCCCACCTCCGTTCAAACAGTTTCTTGAGTCTGTCACAAATATGAAATTTGATGAAGAGCCAAATTACGCCAAACTTATTTCTCTCTTTGAAAGTTTGATTGAATCACCTGCGTCAAGGCCCATCAGAATTGATGGGGCCCTTAAG GTGGGGCAAAAACGTGGAAGGCTACCTGTAAATCATGAAGAAGATGATCAGCCTAAGAAGAAAGTTAGATTAGGGAGCCCAGCATCACAGTGGATTTCAGTTTACAATGCCAGGCGCCCTATGAAGCAGCG GTATCATTACAATGTTGCTGACAACAGGCTTCAACAGCATATAGAAAAGGGTAATGAGGATGGTCTATACATCAGTTGTGTGGCTTCTTCAGCAAACCTTTGGGCTCTCATTATGGATGCAGGAACTGGTTTCGGTTCTCAGGTTTATGAACTCTCACCTGTTTTTCTACACAAG GACTGGATAATGGATCAGTGGGAGAAAAGTTTCTACATAACAGCAATAGCTGGAGCATTGAACGGAAGTTCATTGGTTGTAATGTCTAAAGGTCTGTGGCTTACGATTTTATATCAATCAG GAACTCCTTACACTCAACAATCGTACAAGGTTAGCGAATCATTCCCCTTCAAGTGGATCAATAAAAAGTGGAAAGAAGGTTTTCATGTAACATCTATGGCCACAGCTGGAAATCGCTGGGGAGTAGTCATGTCAAGGAACTCTGGCTATTCTGAACAG ATTGTTGAGTTGGATTTCCTGTATCCAAGTGAAGGCATCCATCGGCGATGGGAGCATGGTTACAGAATAACTTCTTCAGCAGCTACCGGTGATCAAGCCGCTTTTATCTTGAGCAAGCCAAAACGGAAACCAGTAGACGAGACACAAGAAACTCTACGGACCTCAGCCTTTCCCAGCAACCATGTAAAG GATAAATGGGCCAAGAATCTGTACATTGCTTCGATCTGCTACGGGAGAACTGTCAGTTGA